In Notamacropus eugenii isolate mMacEug1 chromosome 1, mMacEug1.pri_v2, whole genome shotgun sequence, one genomic interval encodes:
- the SOCS5 gene encoding suppressor of cytokine signaling 5 gives MDKVGKMWNNFKYRCQSLFNHEGGNSNENIDVNSNRCLSVKERNMSLGDLAPQQQSSPLRENVALQLELSPSKNSSRRNQNCATEIPQIVEISIEKENDSCIPTTGTRLARRDSYSRHAPWGGKKKHSCSTKTQSSLDTEKRFGRTRSGLQRRERRYGVSSVHDMESVSSRTVGSRSLRQRLQDTVGLCFPMRTYSKQAKPLFSNKRKIHLSELMLEKCPFPAGSDLAQKWHLIKQHTAPVSPHSTFFDTFDPSLVSTEDEEDRLRERRRLSIEEGVDPPPNAQIHTFEATAQVNPLYKLGPKLAPGMTDMTGENAAAPQGSCDSEEDATTLCLQARRQKQRQGSGDSHTHAHAGRQGAWKVHTQIDYIHCLVPDLLQITGNPCYWGVMDRYEAEALLEGKPEGTFLLRDSAQEDYLFSVSFRRYNRSLHARIEQWNHNFSFDAHDPCVFHSSTVTGLLEHYKDPSSCMFFEPLLTVSLNRTFPFSLQYICRAVICRCTTYDGIDGLPLPSMLQDFLKEYHYKQKVRVRWLEREPIKAK, from the coding sequence ATGGATAAAGTGGGGAAGATGTGGAACAACTTCAAATACAGGTGTCAGAGTCTTTTTAACCATGAAGGAGGAAACAGCAATGAAAATATAGATGTGAACTCCAATAGATGCTTATCTGTCAAAGAAAGGAACATGAGCTTAGGGGATTTGGCTCCTCAGCAACAAAGCAGTCCCTTAAGAGAGAATGTTGCCTTACAACTTGAATTAAGCCCTTCAAAGAATTCTTCAAGAAGAAACCAAAATTGTGCCACTGAAATCCCTCAGATTGTAGAAATAAGcattgagaaggaaaatgactcatGCATCCCCACCACGGGAACGAGACTTGCACGGAGAGACTCCTATTCTCGACATGCTCCATGGGGTGGGAAGAAGAAACATTCCTGTTCTACAAAGACACAAAGTTCATTAGATACTGAGAAAAGGTTTGGTAGGACCCGAAGCGGTCTGCAGAGACGAGAGAGGCGATATGGCGTGAGTTCTGTCCATGACATGGAGAGTGTCTCTAGCAGGACAGTGGGAAGTCGATCTCTGAGGCAGAGGCTGCAGGACACTGTTGGGTTATGCTTTCCCATGAGAACTTATAGTAAACAAGCAAAACCCCTCTtttctaataaaagaaaaatacaccTTTCGGAATTAATGCTTGAAAAATGTCCTTTTCCTGCTGGATCAGATCTAGCCCAGAAGTGGCATTTGATTAAGCAGCACACGGCTCCAGTGAGCCCACATTCAACCTTCTTTGATACCTTTGATCCATCTTTGGTTTCTACCGAAGATGAAGAAGATCGGCTTCGGGAGAGAAGGCGGCTCAGTATTGAAGAAGGTGTGGATCCTCCTCCCaatgcacaaatacacacatttgaGGCCACTGCACAGGTTAATCCTTTATATAAGCTGGGACCAAAGTTAGCCCCGGGAATGACTGACATGACTGGAGAAAATGCTGCCGCCCCACAGGGGAGCTGTGACTCAGAAGAGGATGCCACCACCCTCTGCCTACAGGCCCGGCGGCAGAAGCAGCGCCAGGGCTCTGGAGACAGCCACACCCACGCCCACGCAGGTCGCCAGGGAGCATGGAAGGTTCACACGCAGATCGACTACATTCACTGCCTCGTGCCTGATCTGCTTCAGATCACGGGGAACCCCTGCTACTGGGGTGTGATGGACCGTTACGAAGCAGAGGCCCTCCTCGAAGGGAAACCTGAAGGCACTTTCTTGCTCAGGGACTCTGCGCAAGAGGACTACCTCTTCTCTGTGAGCTTCCGTCGTTATAACCGATCCCTGCATGCGCGCATCGAGCAGTGGAACCACAATTTTAGCTTCGATGCCCATGATCCCTGTGTGTTTCACTCTTCCACTGTAACAGGGCTTCTAGAACATTATAAAGATCCAAGTTCTTGCATGTTTTTTGAACCGTTGCTTACTGTATCATTAAATAGGACTTTTCCTTTCAGCCTACAGTATATCTGCCGTGCAGTAATCTGTAGGTGCACTACATATGATGGGATCGATGGTCTCCCTTTGCCATCGATGTTACAAGACTTTTTAAAGGAGTATCATTATAAACAAAAAGTTAGGGTGCGCTGGTTAGAGCGAGAACCAATAAAGGCGAAGTAA